A stretch of the bacterium genome encodes the following:
- a CDS encoding YfhO family protein, protein MGKKKKIKEIKIEEFRFSRTDLFIIVGLLILVLIYFFKLAISKGIFITGDLTLSDLMSQYYPFRHLLGESLKSLQIPLWTQYIFGGYPILAQGEMGAFYPLNLILFSLLPGFVAFNFSVILNFFLGTLFLFLYARVINLSKSASLLSAVAFSFSGFFITQIRHINMINTAIWIPLLFFLIEYYFKKKNIIYIFLAGMVFGIQILAGHFQIAYYSVLGTSLYFLFKLGQNYLLSLEKKTKSRLPLIQLSKTFSIFFTKKLACLVLIFVIGGALAGIQLLPTYEFMKQGTRSQGLSFDEAVGWGYQPKHLITFILPYFYGDYAKGTFNEENTLFWENCGYVGIIPLILVLLSSGLLKTNGYVRFFAFFFVLSIALTMGKYTPIFKIFWEFIPGAQYFRFPNRFLLFVALSLSVLAGFGMDYIKNRIKIPSFCLQGLILILIIDLFVFGIGHNPAVDPKVWFSPPETVKFLAQDKDYFRICSFGNNESWRMVYSKSSGWKGNDLDLYIKHRGVLQENFNMIYHLESFFGYPPKSFGLQRCSDLYYFLLYQKMKLYGRPNEPLPFTVPEPAFSKILGIMNVKYILSFWEMNDPNLEVVMKTDFKKVIPDIKVYRNKMFLPRVYVVPKAKIVKGDGEILGELSNPGFDPGKEVIIEEEIDFSGVDTANSAVKITKYSPLEVIIEAKLTDDGFLVLGDTYYPGWKAFVDDKLTKIYQANYLQRAIPIKEGRHKIRFIYNPISFKIGAIISILTLFLTVIYLWRRLTQGIHR, encoded by the coding sequence ATGGGTAAAAAGAAAAAGATAAAAGAAATAAAGATTGAGGAGTTTAGATTTTCAAGAACCGATTTATTTATTATCGTTGGGTTATTGATTCTGGTTTTGATTTACTTCTTTAAATTGGCAATATCAAAAGGTATATTTATTACCGGTGACCTGACGCTGAGTGACTTGATGTCACAATACTACCCGTTTCGCCATCTTTTAGGTGAATCATTAAAAAGCTTGCAGATTCCTCTCTGGACACAATATATCTTTGGTGGGTATCCTATTTTAGCTCAGGGTGAAATGGGTGCCTTCTATCCATTAAATCTTATCCTGTTTTCTCTGCTACCAGGTTTTGTTGCCTTTAATTTCTCTGTTATACTAAACTTCTTTCTGGGAACATTGTTTCTATTTTTGTATGCCAGAGTAATCAATCTCAGCAAATCCGCATCTTTATTATCCGCAGTGGCGTTTTCCTTTTCTGGATTTTTTATCACTCAAATCAGGCACATTAATATGATAAATACGGCGATATGGATACCGTTATTATTTTTCTTGATTGAATATTACTTCAAAAAAAAGAATATAATTTATATTTTTCTGGCGGGAATGGTGTTTGGGATTCAGATATTAGCCGGTCATTTTCAGATTGCCTATTACTCAGTGCTGGGGACATCTTTATACTTTTTATTTAAACTTGGCCAAAACTATTTACTATCTCTTGAGAAAAAAACTAAATCCAGACTACCTTTAATCCAACTTTCCAAAACCTTTTCTATTTTTTTTACAAAGAAATTGGCTTGTTTAGTGTTAATATTTGTCATTGGTGGAGCACTTGCAGGGATTCAATTATTACCAACTTATGAGTTTATGAAACAAGGCACGCGGTCACAAGGGTTAAGTTTTGATGAAGCGGTAGGTTGGGGTTATCAACCAAAGCATCTTATCACCTTCATTTTGCCTTATTTTTATGGTGATTATGCTAAAGGGACTTTTAATGAGGAAAACACCTTATTCTGGGAAAATTGCGGTTATGTTGGTATCATCCCATTGATATTAGTCTTACTGTCATCAGGATTATTAAAAACTAATGGTTATGTCAGGTTTTTTGCCTTCTTTTTTGTTTTATCTATTGCGCTGACAATGGGAAAATACACGCCGATATTCAAGATATTCTGGGAATTTATTCCCGGAGCACAATATTTCAGATTCCCCAATCGATTTTTATTATTTGTCGCTTTATCATTATCTGTCCTTGCAGGATTTGGGATGGATTACATTAAAAATCGAATAAAAATACCTTCATTTTGCCTTCAAGGTTTGATTCTAATATTAATTATTGATCTGTTTGTATTTGGGATAGGGCATAATCCTGCGGTTGACCCAAAGGTATGGTTTTCTCCACCAGAGACAGTGAAATTTTTAGCACAGGATAAGGATTACTTCCGTATCTGTAGTTTTGGAAATAATGAATCCTGGCGAATGGTATATTCAAAATCTTCTGGCTGGAAAGGAAATGACCTTGACCTTTATATCAAGCATCGGGGTGTGCTTCAAGAGAATTTCAATATGATATATCACCTTGAGAGTTTCTTTGGTTATCCGCCTAAAAGTTTTGGTCTTCAACGGTGCTCAGACCTTTATTATTTCTTACTTTATCAGAAAATGAAACTTTATGGCAGACCAAATGAACCTTTGCCGTTTACTGTTCCCGAGCCTGCTTTCTCAAAAATATTAGGGATAATGAATGTTAAGTATATTTTATCCTTCTGGGAGATGAATGACCCTAATTTAGAAGTGGTAATGAAGACTGATTTTAAAAAGGTAATTCCAGATATAAAGGTGTATCGAAATAAAATGTTTTTACCCAGAGTTTATGTTGTGCCAAAGGCAAAGATAGTCAAAGGGGATGGAGAAATTTTAGGGGAATTGAGTAACCCCGGATTTGACCCAGGGAAGGAAGTAATTATTGAAGAAGAAATAGATTTTAGTGGTGTAGATACAGCGAATTCCGCGGTAAAAATAACTAAATATTCACCGCTTGAGGTAATTATTGAGGCTAAGTTGACTGATGATGGTTTTTTAGTGCTTGGTGATACCTATTATCCTGGGTGGAAAGCCTTTGTTGATGACAAATTAACTAAGATTTACCAGGCAAATTATCTCCAGCGGGCAATTCCAATAAAAGAAGGCAGACATAAAATCCGATTTATCTATAACCCTATCTCTTTCAAAATCGGGGCAATAATTAGTATCCTTACTTTATTTTTAACCGTGATTTACCTTTGGAGAAGATTAACACAGGGCATCCATAGATGA
- the fusA gene encoding elongation factor G: MSFQPQNIRNVGIVGHGGTGKTSFAEALLFNTKVTNRLGRVDDGNTIFDYDPSEIERKISINASLAYLNWRNHKINIIDTPGYTDFLGEVIRSLRVADACLVLIDATSGVEVGTEIAWKYADEYNLPRIIFVNKMDKENVDFYKILETTKQHLDSKSNIVPIQLPLGQSANFRGVIDLIKLKSYTYKDGKSEEGEIPQDELDKVNQFREKLLEAIAETSDELTEKYLENMTLDESEIITGLTNGVKSRKIIPVVCGSSYNNIGVSAVLDMIIDLFPAPIEQGEIVGTIPDKKRICSLTAPFSSLVFKVITDPYIGELTFFRVYSGIVHSGDEIYNPNKNQKEKVSQICQIMGKNRNDIPEIGCGDIGALVKFKGAFIGNTLCSPNDHIEFPNIIFPESTAEVAVNPKTKQDQEKMSLALSRLHDEDPTFQIRYDHELGQTIVSGMSELHLDVMLHKLQKKFGAEVNIERPKVPYRETIKSKSKGEGKYKRQTGGRGQYGHALIEIEPLPQNSETTFEFEDKIFGGAIPAKYIPSIEKGVKEAMVKGILAGYPILWVKVILYDGSFHEVDSSDIAFNLAGSFAFKEAFQDAHPVLIEPIMKVEAKVPEEYMGDVIGDLNSRRGRIQGIEPLGRIQVVNAFVPQSEMYKYSTSLRSITRGKAIYHAEFAYYEEIPHQLAEKIIQQHKEEKHS; this comes from the coding sequence ATGAGTTTTCAACCACAAAATATCAGAAATGTAGGTATTGTTGGACATGGAGGCACTGGAAAGACTTCCTTTGCAGAAGCCTTACTTTTTAACACTAAAGTAACTAATAGATTAGGTCGAGTAGATGATGGAAATACTATATTTGACTATGACCCAAGCGAAATTGAACGAAAAATATCTATCAATGCAAGTTTAGCCTATCTGAATTGGAGAAATCATAAAATTAATATTATCGACACGCCAGGCTATACTGATTTCCTTGGAGAGGTAATTCGCTCATTAAGAGTAGCAGATGCCTGTCTGGTTTTGATAGATGCCACATCGGGTGTAGAGGTAGGTACTGAAATAGCCTGGAAATATGCAGATGAATACAACCTCCCGCGAATAATTTTTGTCAACAAAATGGATAAAGAAAATGTTGATTTTTATAAAATATTAGAGACAACAAAACAACACCTCGATTCAAAATCTAATATCGTTCCTATTCAATTACCTTTAGGCCAATCAGCAAATTTCAGAGGGGTAATTGATTTAATTAAACTAAAATCTTATACTTACAAAGATGGAAAAAGTGAAGAAGGAGAAATTCCCCAGGATGAATTGGATAAGGTAAATCAGTTTCGAGAAAAATTATTAGAGGCAATAGCCGAAACATCAGATGAATTGACTGAGAAATACTTAGAAAATATGACCCTGGATGAAAGTGAAATTATAACTGGTTTAACCAATGGTGTTAAATCAAGGAAGATTATTCCTGTAGTTTGTGGTTCAAGTTATAACAATATTGGCGTATCTGCGGTATTAGATATGATAATAGACCTTTTCCCTGCGCCAATTGAGCAAGGGGAGATTGTTGGAACTATCCCTGATAAAAAAAGAATATGTTCTCTGACTGCACCATTTAGTAGTTTAGTATTTAAGGTTATTACTGACCCGTATATTGGTGAATTGACTTTCTTTAGAGTTTATTCCGGCATAGTCCATAGTGGTGATGAAATCTATAATCCAAACAAGAATCAAAAGGAAAAAGTTTCACAAATTTGTCAGATTATGGGTAAAAATCGGAATGATATTCCAGAGATTGGTTGTGGTGACATCGGGGCTTTGGTCAAATTTAAAGGTGCTTTTATTGGAAATACATTATGTTCGCCAAATGACCATATTGAGTTCCCAAATATTATCTTTCCTGAATCAACCGCTGAGGTTGCGGTTAATCCCAAAACAAAACAAGACCAGGAGAAAATGAGTCTTGCCTTATCAAGACTTCATGATGAAGACCCAACCTTTCAGATTCGCTATGACCATGAGTTAGGTCAAACTATTGTTTCGGGAATGAGTGAATTGCATTTAGATGTAATGCTTCACAAATTACAAAAAAAGTTTGGGGCAGAGGTAAATATTGAAAGGCCCAAAGTGCCATATCGAGAAACGATTAAATCCAAATCTAAAGGTGAAGGAAAATACAAACGACAAACAGGTGGTCGAGGACAATACGGACATGCATTGATAGAAATTGAACCATTACCTCAAAATTCCGAAACCACATTTGAATTTGAAGATAAAATCTTTGGCGGGGCTATCCCGGCTAAATATATTCCATCTATCGAAAAAGGCGTAAAAGAGGCAATGGTAAAAGGAATATTAGCGGGCTATCCTATTCTCTGGGTTAAGGTTATCTTATATGATGGTAGTTTTCATGAAGTAGATTCGTCGGATATTGCCTTTAATTTAGCCGGGTCGTTTGCCTTTAAAGAGGCATTTCAGGATGCACATCCAGTTCTTATTGAACCAATTATGAAGGTTGAAGCAAAGGTGCCTGAAGAATATATGGGTGATGTTATTGGAGATTTGAATAGCCGACGAGGTAGAATTCAAGGAATAGAGCCGCTGGGTAGAATTCAAGTAGTCAATGCCTTTGTCCCTCAATCAGAAATGTATAAATACTCTACCTCATTGCGTTCGATTACTCGTGGTAAGGCAATTTATCACGCTGAATTCGCCTATTATGAAGAAATCCCGCATCAACTTGCAGAAAAAATTATCCAACAACATAAAGAAGAGAAACACTCATAA
- a CDS encoding TldD/PmbA family protein produces the protein MYFHVCINNLLCYLIYFYIFSVPLRLCGKLSSERLRKINMRNFIKNAINKAPKVDYLEIRIEENQTTKVDFIGKELENIGVTTKIGGNVRALVNGGFGFVSFNNIEQLETHIKLAIQEATLTGKSKTQFAFAQPVVDSKIISGGKDPREISLEEKYHLCQQYNSIILNFSPLIQTSKVTYRDYYKKQYFANSQGTDILQEKVFSGISFVAMAKDGMNVQQAHTSTGDYCGYETVQGLDDKVENVSRLAVDLLKAKSIQGGKYTVVLDPELCGVFIHEAFGHLAEADHIYENEKMEELMKLGKRFGGDELTIIDDATLQLQAGSYTYDEEGIPASKTEIIKNGIFLNRLHSCETAAKMDAKPTANARAINYNFEPIVRMSNTYLEPRNLSFEEMISDVKEGIYAKGYIGGNTDCEMFTFSAQQAYLIKNGQVKKLLRDIVLTGNVFETLMNIEAIGNDLIFYGGLGGCGKNGQSPLPVSCGGPHIRIKNIVIGGK, from the coding sequence ATGTATTTTCATGTCTGCATCAATAATCTTTTATGTTATCTGATTTATTTCTATATTTTCTCTGTTCCTCTGCGTCTCTGCGGTAAATTATCATCTGAACGGTTACGGAAAATAAATATGAGAAATTTCATTAAAAATGCTATCAATAAAGCCCCAAAAGTAGATTATTTAGAAATCAGGATAGAGGAAAACCAAACCACAAAAGTAGATTTTATCGGAAAAGAACTTGAAAATATTGGTGTAACTACTAAAATCGGCGGGAATGTTAGAGCGTTAGTCAATGGTGGCTTTGGGTTTGTTTCATTTAATAATATAGAGCAACTTGAGACTCATATCAAATTAGCCATTCAAGAGGCAACATTGACCGGGAAGAGTAAAACTCAGTTTGCCTTTGCCCAACCTGTTGTAGATTCTAAAATAATCTCTGGTGGAAAAGACCCAAGAGAAATATCATTAGAAGAAAAATATCACCTTTGCCAACAATATAATTCCATTATCCTGAATTTTTCCCCACTTATTCAAACCTCAAAGGTTACTTATCGAGATTATTATAAAAAACAGTATTTTGCCAATTCGCAAGGCACAGATATACTTCAGGAAAAGGTATTTAGCGGGATTAGTTTTGTGGCGATGGCAAAAGATGGCATGAATGTTCAACAGGCGCATACATCTACAGGTGATTATTGTGGCTATGAAACGGTTCAAGGATTGGATGATAAGGTAGAAAATGTCTCCAGATTAGCTGTAGATTTACTTAAAGCCAAAAGTATCCAGGGAGGTAAATATACCGTTGTTCTTGACCCCGAGTTATGTGGTGTATTTATTCACGAGGCTTTTGGACACTTAGCCGAGGCTGACCATATCTACGAAAATGAAAAAATGGAAGAACTGATGAAATTGGGTAAAAGGTTTGGCGGTGATGAACTAACAATAATTGACGACGCCACACTTCAACTTCAAGCAGGTTCTTATACCTATGATGAGGAAGGAATTCCTGCGAGCAAAACCGAGATTATTAAAAATGGGATATTTTTAAATCGCCTACATTCTTGTGAGACCGCGGCTAAAATGGATGCTAAACCCACCGCAAATGCCAGGGCGATTAATTATAATTTTGAACCAATTGTCCGGATGTCAAATACCTATCTTGAACCTCGAAATCTATCTTTTGAAGAAATGATAAGTGATGTCAAAGAAGGAATTTATGCCAAAGGATACATTGGTGGAAATACGGATTGTGAGATGTTTACCTTCTCGGCACAACAGGCTTATTTAATTAAAAATGGTCAGGTCAAAAAGTTGTTACGGGATATTGTGCTGACTGGAAATGTATTTGAAACATTAATGAATATTGAGGCGATTGGTAATGATTTAATCTTTTATGGTGGACTTGGTGGTTGTGGTAAAAATGGGCAGTCGCCGTTACCTGTTTCCTGCGGCGGACCACATATCCGAATTAAAAATATCGTAATTGGAGGAAAATAG
- a CDS encoding TldD/PmbA family protein, whose amino-acid sequence MEEVFNNILKYTPNAETIHQQFILTQTKFENNKLKYINTKQINGLGLRVIKEGKIGFSSTTNLTNPSQLIENAIISAKFGQEAKFEFPTKPHIPPQIKIFDKEVENFSIEQGVELGKSLIDRLSNIEPELFCKELEINKTILETKIMNTSGVDFEYQKTIFTFCVTGLLVRNNSLLWLTEYVSGCNLNKDINSIVSKINESLAWSKNELSAKPKKLPAIFTPKLIPTLLETIKLGVNGKLVQKGISPLIGKLGERIFDDKITIYDDATMDFGISSCPVDGEGIATRKTPLIEQGVLKNYIFDLQTAGFLKTNSTGNGYRDFDSLPAPHCSNIVVLPGNMDFYEMIKDMKEGIIIDLVLGGGQSNVLAGEFAFNVELGFKVENGEVVGRLKDTMVACNLFDIFNKIRAIGSKLSDWEGVRSPHFYIDEVNVTGIG is encoded by the coding sequence GTGGAAGAGGTTTTTAATAATATTTTAAAATATACCCCAAATGCAGAAACCATTCACCAACAATTTATTTTAACTCAAACTAAATTCGAAAATAATAAGTTAAAATATATCAATACCAAACAAATCAATGGTTTGGGATTAAGGGTCATAAAAGAGGGTAAGATTGGATTTTCTTCAACCACAAATCTGACTAATCCATCCCAATTAATTGAGAATGCAATTATTAGTGCTAAATTTGGTCAAGAGGCTAAATTTGAATTCCCAACAAAACCACACATTCCTCCACAAATAAAAATATTCGATAAAGAGGTTGAGAATTTTAGCATTGAACAAGGCGTAGAATTAGGGAAAAGCCTGATAGACCGACTATCAAACATTGAACCTGAGTTATTTTGTAAAGAGTTAGAGATTAATAAAACTATTTTAGAGACAAAGATTATGAATACATCAGGGGTTGATTTTGAATATCAAAAAACCATATTTACCTTTTGTGTTACTGGACTTTTAGTAAGAAATAATAGCCTCTTATGGCTAACTGAATATGTCAGTGGATGCAATTTGAATAAGGATATTAATTCTATTGTGAGCAAGATAAATGAGTCGTTAGCCTGGTCTAAAAATGAGCTTTCAGCTAAACCCAAAAAATTACCCGCAATATTTACTCCAAAATTAATCCCAACGCTTTTAGAAACCATTAAACTCGGTGTAAATGGAAAATTAGTTCAAAAAGGTATCTCGCCTTTGATTGGGAAACTTGGCGAAAGGATATTTGATGATAAAATAACTATTTATGACGATGCAACGATGGATTTTGGAATAAGTAGTTGTCCGGTAGATGGAGAAGGAATAGCCACACGAAAGACACCATTGATTGAACAAGGTGTCTTGAAAAATTATATCTTTGATTTACAAACCGCCGGTTTTTTAAAAACTAACTCCACTGGTAATGGCTATCGAGATTTTGATTCCTTACCTGCACCACATTGCAGTAATATTGTAGTTTTACCAGGAAATATGGACTTCTACGAGATGATTAAGGATATGAAGGAAGGAATTATTATAGATTTAGTTCTGGGTGGTGGGCAGAGTAATGTTTTAGCCGGTGAATTTGCCTTTAATGTTGAATTGGGATTTAAGGTGGAAAATGGAGAGGTCGTTGGCAGATTGAAAGATACAATGGTTGCCTGTAATCTCTTTGATATTTTTAATAAAATACGGGCAATTGGCTCAAAGTTATCCGACTGGGAAGGGGTTAGAAGCCCACATTTTTACATCGATGAGGTAAATGTTACGGGAATAGGATAG
- a CDS encoding glutamate-5-semialdehyde dehydrogenase: MEIKDEVTKIANLSKQASFKLSNLSSKIKDTALLAMAKAIEESANIILEENKKDLEFAKSQGLSSALIDRLTLNEKRIKVMADGLRDVANLPDPIGEIISMSKRPNGLQIGRVRIPLGVVGIIYEARPNVTADAVGLCLKSGNAVILRGGTEAINSNKIIVRILDSAAISIGIPQNSVSLIEITDRQAVRELVKLNHLIDVIILRGGKGLIETIGEETKVPIIAHGEGNCHVYVDCPADLAMAAEIAFNAKVQRPGVCNAIESLLVHQDVAREFLPTIINRLKSAKVEIRGCPQTREIVSEGIIQATEEDWYKEYLDLILAVKVVSGLDEAIEHINIYGSSHSEAIVTSSYRNARRFLQEVDAAAVYVNASTRFTDGAEFGLGAEIGISTQKLHARGPMGLVELTTTKFIILGDGQIRE, encoded by the coding sequence ATGGAAATTAAAGATGAAGTAACTAAAATCGCTAATTTATCAAAACAGGCATCTTTTAAACTATCTAATTTATCTTCAAAGATTAAAGATACCGCTTTACTGGCAATGGCAAAGGCGATTGAAGAGAGTGCAAATATTATCCTTGAAGAAAACAAAAAAGACCTCGAGTTTGCTAAAAGTCAGGGTTTATCGTCAGCACTAATTGATAGACTTACACTGAATGAAAAACGAATAAAGGTAATGGCAGATGGACTACGCGATGTGGCTAATTTACCCGACCCGATAGGTGAAATTATCTCTATGTCAAAAAGACCCAATGGGTTACAAATTGGTCGGGTGAGGATTCCTTTAGGAGTCGTGGGTATTATTTATGAGGCAAGGCCAAATGTTACCGCCGATGCGGTGGGATTATGCCTTAAATCTGGCAATGCGGTCATTCTTCGCGGTGGCACAGAGGCAATCAACTCAAATAAAATTATTGTTAGGATACTTGATTCTGCCGCGATTTCAATTGGTATCCCCCAAAATAGCGTGTCTTTGATTGAAATTACCGATAGGCAAGCCGTCCGTGAATTAGTTAAATTAAATCATCTGATAGATGTCATCATTCTGCGTGGGGGTAAAGGATTAATCGAGACAATTGGTGAAGAGACGAAAGTTCCAATCATTGCCCATGGAGAAGGTAATTGCCATGTCTATGTTGATTGTCCAGCAGATCTGGCTATGGCGGCAGAAATTGCTTTTAATGCCAAGGTTCAAAGACCTGGCGTTTGCAATGCTATCGAGTCACTTTTAGTTCATCAAGATGTTGCCCGGGAATTTTTACCCACAATAATAAACCGCCTGAAATCAGCAAAGGTAGAAATAAGGGGTTGTCCCCAAACCCGAGAGATAGTTTCGGAAGGAATAATACAAGCAACTGAAGAAGATTGGTATAAAGAATATTTAGATTTGATTTTAGCCGTAAAGGTCGTTTCCGGATTAGACGAGGCAATTGAACATATCAATATTTATGGTTCTTCGCACTCAGAGGCGATTGTAACTTCATCATATAGAAATGCCCGTCGATTTCTTCAAGAAGTAGATGCGGCGGCAGTTTATGTCAATGCCTCAACGCGATTTACGGATGGTGCTGAATTTGGTTTAGGGGCAGAGATTGGTATTTCGACCCAAAAATTACATGCCCGCGGTCCAATGGGACTTGTGGAATTAACTACAACTAAATTTATTATATTGGGAGATGGACAAATCAGGGAATAA
- a CDS encoding class I SAM-dependent methyltransferase produces the protein MVETDITRKEILGLNMQPEPTSEIKSISNLPKITSVILTKEFELLPNTSEVFELEFAFYEHRFLTKDEIIHRGAFFKSVDGIPTYHYIICSNNSPLVWEGRSEITRSYFKEGSFSTGYATHGLFPYRGKFHPQLIKGILNILKVQQEDVVLDPMCGSGTLNVEASIIGIDSIGIEKSPFCVLMSKVKQEALKIENAQLSSILRDMHKNYKILISSKKLPEDFSYHNGFNPEKAVTLLAFLDAMGYARRCSKSIDVLFPSVLKRYVGQIGSFVHARDKLKLKIGKARFEPGDAKHLPLEDNSIDGIITSPPYSFAIDYAENDRPQLEYLGYDVSKLKDEMIGLVGKTRKEKLANYFEDMNKVLSEMSRILKIGKYAVIIIGSNDVQTGGIRLETKVEEMALKHGFVLDQKMVKPIKGIQNTMRDEYMLFLRRVK, from the coding sequence ATGGTGGAAACAGATATAACCAGAAAAGAGATTTTAGGCTTAAATATGCAACCAGAGCCAACTTCAGAGATTAAGTCGATATCGAATTTACCTAAAATAACTTCAGTTATATTGACGAAAGAATTTGAATTACTACCTAATACCTCAGAGGTTTTTGAATTAGAATTTGCCTTCTATGAACATAGATTCCTGACTAAAGATGAAATCATTCATAGAGGGGCATTTTTCAAAAGTGTTGATGGAATACCTACTTATCATTATATAATTTGTTCAAATAATAGCCCTCTGGTATGGGAAGGAAGATCGGAGATAACCAGGTCATACTTCAAAGAGGGTAGCTTTTCTACAGGTTATGCCACACACGGACTTTTTCCATACAGAGGTAAATTCCATCCACAACTTATTAAAGGTATACTGAATATTTTAAAGGTTCAACAAGAAGATGTTGTCCTTGACCCTATGTGTGGAAGTGGAACATTAAATGTTGAGGCAAGTATTATTGGGATTGATTCTATTGGTATTGAGAAAAGTCCATTTTGTGTATTGATGAGTAAAGTAAAGCAGGAAGCATTAAAAATTGAAAATGCCCAATTATCATCAATACTTAGGGATATGCACAAAAATTATAAAATTCTAATAAGTAGTAAGAAATTGCCAGAGGATTTTTCTTATCATAATGGGTTCAACCCAGAAAAGGCAGTAACCCTACTTGCTTTCTTAGATGCTATGGGATATGCGAGGAGATGCTCAAAAAGTATAGATGTTCTTTTCCCCTCAGTCCTTAAGAGATATGTAGGGCAAATTGGTTCGTTTGTTCATGCAAGAGATAAACTTAAGCTTAAGATTGGTAAGGCAAGATTTGAACCTGGTGATGCAAAACATCTTCCTTTAGAAGATAATTCAATAGATGGTATTATTACCTCTCCTCCTTATTCCTTTGCCATTGACTATGCAGAAAATGACCGACCACAATTAGAGTATTTGGGATATGATGTATCTAAACTTAAGGATGAGATGATCGGGCTTGTTGGGAAAACCAGAAAAGAAAAACTGGCTAATTACTTTGAGGATATGAATAAGGTTTTGTCCGAGATGTCCCGGATTTTGAAAATCGGCAAATATGCGGTAATCATAATAGGCTCAAACGATGTTCAAACAGGCGGAATAAGGTTGGAGACTAAAGTTGAAGAAATGGCATTAAAACATGGATTTGTCCTTGACCAGAAAATGGTAAAGCCAATTAAAGGAATACAGAATACAATGAGGGATGAGTATATGTTGTTTTTAAGGAGGGTGAAATGA
- the ribD gene encoding bifunctional diaminohydroxyphosphoribosylaminopyrimidine deaminase/5-amino-6-(5-phosphoribosylamino)uracil reductase RibD: MDKKYIKRTFILAKKSAGKTNPNPMVGAIVVKDGQVVGEGYHKGPGFAHAEINALNQAKTKARGATLYVNLEPCSHQGRTPPCTKSIIKAGIKKVVASMLDPNSIVSGKEELEKAGILVEVGMLEEEAKKLNEVYIKYMTTKLPFVILKSAITLDGKITTLEKSWITSNESRRLVHRLRAEVDAILAGKNTILIDDPLLTARIKGAKDPFKIIVDTKLETPLSAKVLKNPEKVIIATTKQAQEHKIHSLKKLGAKILILPESKKMVDIKELMKELGEMEITSILVEGGAQMNASFLENGLVDKVFFFIAPKIAGNKQVSAVGDLTQTIRLKELTTRKIGNDILICGYV; the protein is encoded by the coding sequence ATGGATAAAAAATATATAAAACGGACATTTATACTGGCAAAGAAATCGGCTGGTAAAACTAACCCTAATCCTATGGTTGGAGCAATCGTGGTCAAAGACGGTCAGGTTGTTGGAGAAGGCTATCATAAGGGACCAGGATTTGCTCATGCAGAAATAAATGCCCTTAACCAGGCTAAAACAAAAGCAAGAGGAGCAACCCTTTATGTGAACTTAGAGCCCTGTTCTCATCAAGGTCGAACTCCACCCTGTACCAAAAGTATTATTAAAGCAGGAATCAAAAAGGTCGTAGCCAGTATGCTTGACCCAAATTCAATAGTTTCAGGTAAAGAAGAATTAGAAAAAGCAGGTATCCTGGTAGAAGTAGGAATGTTAGAAGAAGAGGCAAAAAAACTCAACGAGGTCTATATTAAATATATGACGACTAAATTGCCTTTTGTCATTCTTAAATCGGCTATTACCTTAGATGGCAAGATAACAACATTAGAGAAAAGTTGGATTACCTCTAATGAAAGCAGAAGATTAGTTCACAGGTTACGGGCAGAAGTTGATGCGATTTTAGCTGGCAAAAACACCATTTTAATTGATGACCCATTACTTACGGCTAGAATAAAAGGAGCAAAAGACCCATTTAAAATAATTGTGGATACAAAATTAGAAACTCCACTTTCGGCAAAGGTATTAAAAAATCCTGAGAAGGTAATCATCGCTACAACTAAACAGGCACAGGAACATAAAATTCATAGCCTGAAGAAATTAGGGGCAAAAATCTTAATTCTACCTGAATCTAAAAAAATGGTAGATATTAAAGAATTAATGAAAGAATTAGGAGAGATGGAAATAACCAGTATTTTAGTCGAAGGTGGGGCTCAAATGAATGCCTCTTTTTTAGAAAATGGATTGGTCGATAAGGTATTCTTTTTTATTGCCCCTAAAATAGCCGGTAATAAACAAGTCAGTGCAGTCGGAGATTTGACCCAAACAATCCGATTAAAAGAACTCACGACGAGAAAAATAGGCAATGATATTCTGATATGTGGTTATGTTTGA